In Zingiber officinale cultivar Zhangliang chromosome 6A, Zo_v1.1, whole genome shotgun sequence, a single genomic region encodes these proteins:
- the LOC121996588 gene encoding rRNA N6-adenosine-methyltransferase METTL5-like isoform X2 has protein sequence MKLKQLGGLLGTLQQFSHPKIELEQYPTGPHIASRLLYTAENTYGDISGKIVADFGCGCGTLGLASALLDAEQVIGIDIDPQSLEVASENAVDLELEMDFMQCDINNLRWRDHLVHTVVMNPPFGTRRKGSDIEFLAKALKVASCAVYSLHKTTTRDFIKKIAVRDFNARTAEVLCELRYDVPQLYKFHKKKEVDIAVDLWRFVPNANQAL, from the exons ATGAAGCTGAAGCAGCTCGGGGGCCTCCTTGGCACTCTTCAGCAGTTCTCCCACCCAAAG ATAGAATTGGAACAATATCCCACAGGACCACATATTGCGTCTCGGTTGCTTTATACG GCAGAAAATACATATGGAGATATAAGTGGCAAGATTGTAGCTGATTTTGGTTGTGGTTGTGGTACATTAGGATTAGCAAGTGCACTTTTGGATGCAGA GCAGGTCATTGGCATTGACATCGATCCCCAATCTCTAGAGGTTGCTTCAGAAAATGCTGTAGATCTGGAG CTGGAAATGGATTTCATGCAGTGTGACATTAACAACTTAAGATGGAGAG ATCATTTGGTGCACACTGTTGTCATGAATCCTCCTTTTGGAACTCGAAGGAAAGGATCTGACATCGAGTTTCTTGCAAAAGCTTTGAAG GTTGCTTCCTGTGCAGTCTACTCTTTGCATAAAACTACCACCAGAGAT TTTATAAAGAAAATTGCCGTTCGAGATTTCAACGCCAGAACTGCGGAAGTTTTATGTGAG CTGCGGTATGATGTGCCACAACTTTACAAATTTCACAAAAAGAAAGAGGTGGATATTGCAGTAGATCTCTGGCGCTTCGTCCCAAATGCCAACCAAGCACTGTAG
- the LOC121996588 gene encoding rRNA N6-adenosine-methyltransferase METTL5-like isoform X1 has translation MKLKQLEGLLGTLQQFSHPKIELEQYPTGPHIASRLLYTAENTYGDISGKIVADFGCGCGTLGLASALLDAEQVIGIDIDPQSLEVASENAVDLELEMDFMQCDINNLRWRDHLVHTVVMNPPFGTRRKGSDIEFLAKALKVASCAVYSLHKTTTRDFIKKIAVRDFNARTAEVLCELRYDVPQLYKFHKKKEVDIAVDLWRFVPNANQAL, from the exons ATGAAGCTGAAGCAGCTCGAGGGCCTCCTTGGCACTCTTCAGCAGTTCTCCCACCCAAAG ATAGAATTGGAACAATATCCCACAGGACCACATATTGCGTCTCGGTTGCTTTATACG GCAGAAAATACATATGGAGATATAAGTGGCAAGATTGTAGCTGATTTTGGTTGTGGTTGTGGTACATTAGGATTAGCAAGTGCACTTTTGGATGCAGA GCAGGTCATTGGCATTGACATCGATCCCCAATCTCTAGAGGTTGCTTCAGAAAATGCTGTAGATCTGGAG CTGGAAATGGATTTCATGCAGTGTGACATTAACAACTTAAGATGGAGAG ATCATTTGGTGCACACTGTTGTCATGAATCCTCCTTTTGGAACTCGAAGGAAAGGATCTGACATCGAGTTTCTTGCAAAAGCTTTGAAG GTTGCTTCCTGTGCAGTCTACTCTTTGCATAAAACTACCACCAGAGAT TTTATAAAGAAAATTGCCGTTCGAGATTTCAACGCCAGAACTGCGGAAGTTTTATGTGAG CTGCGGTATGATGTGCCACAACTTTACAAATTTCACAAAAAGAAAGAGGTGGATATTGCAGTAGATCTCTGGCGCTTCGTCCCAAATGCCAACCAAGCACTGTAG
- the LOC121996590 gene encoding peroxiredoxin-2C-like — MASIVVGDVLPDGELAWFDESDQLHMIPVHLLAAGKKVVLFGVPGAFTPICSMKHAPGFIESAEELKSKGVDEILLIGVNDPFVMRAWAKWYPENRHVKFLADGSGTYTHALGLELDLSDLGLGVRSRRFALLVDNLVVTVANIAEGREITISGAEDILKVL, encoded by the exons ATGGCTTCGATCGTCGTCGGCGATGTCCTCCCGGATGGAGAATTGGCTTGGTTCGATGAGAGCGACCAATTGCATATGATCCCCGTACACTTGCTTGCCGCCGGCAAGAAGGTCGTCCTCTTCGGAGTCCCCGGAGCTTTCACACCTATTTGCAG CATGAAACATGCCCCTGGTTTCATTGAGAGTGCGGAGGAACTCAAATCCAAAGGCGTTGACGAGATCCTCCTCATCGGCG TTAATGATCCATTTGTGATGAGGGCATGGGCTAAGTGGTATCCTGAGAACAGGCATGTGAAATTCCTAGCTGATGGTTCTGGCACTTACACTCACGCCCTTGGGCTGGAATTGGATCTCTCTGATCTGGGTCTGGGCGTTCGATCGCGAAGGTTTGCTCTCCTTGTCGATAACCTAGTGGTGACAGTTGCAAACATTGCAGAAGGGCGAGAAATCACTATATCCGGTGCGGAAGATATCCTGAAGGTCCTCTAG